The Bacillus sp. (in: firmicutes) genome includes a region encoding these proteins:
- the spoIIIAG gene encoding stage III sporulation protein AG, whose translation MGEQKGPIPWLKKLLFQSDEKSKGGSKLPYLLMIFLFGIGLFLFNELFTANVERAPTDSVSPESGAGEIEVFVNKSSDEAKTIRDYEQHYESELKEALEQIIGVDDVTVVVNIDASEKKIFEKNVSKQEKETKEADREGGTRNIRESTTDEQMVFIQEGDKEVPIVLETKKPSIRGVLVVAKGADNIQVKKWIIEAVTRVLDVPSHRVSVMPKKSKEES comes from the coding sequence ATGGGAGAGCAAAAAGGGCCGATTCCTTGGCTCAAAAAACTTTTGTTCCAATCGGATGAGAAGTCAAAAGGTGGTTCGAAGCTTCCTTATTTACTTATGATTTTTTTGTTTGGTATCGGGCTGTTTCTCTTTAATGAATTATTTACTGCAAATGTGGAACGAGCCCCTACGGATTCGGTATCTCCCGAATCAGGAGCGGGAGAGATAGAAGTTTTTGTAAATAAATCTTCGGATGAAGCAAAAACGATTCGCGATTACGAACAACATTATGAATCGGAACTAAAAGAAGCTCTAGAACAAATCATCGGGGTCGATGACGTCACCGTAGTCGTTAATATCGACGCTTCCGAGAAAAAAATCTTTGAGAAAAATGTATCCAAACAAGAAAAAGAAACAAAAGAGGCCGATCGAGAAGGGGGGACAAGAAACATTCGTGAATCCACAACGGACGAGCAAATGGTTTTCATACAAGAAGGAGACAAAGAAGTCCCGATTGTTCTCGAAACGAAAAAGCCGTCAATTCGTGGCGTTCTCGTAGTTGCGAAAGGGGCGGATAATATCCAGGTGAAAAAATGGATAATTGAAGCAGTAACCCGAGTGTTAGATGTACCGAGCCATCGAGTGTCGGTCATGCCTAAAAAATCGAAGGAGGAATCTTAA
- the argR gene encoding transcriptional regulator ArgR yields MNKGQRHIKIREIIANHEIETQDELVERLKAAGFNVTQATVSRDIKELHLVKVPLNDGRYKYSLPADQRFNPLQKLKRALTDAFVKIDSAGHLLVMKTLPGNANAIGALIDNLDWDEILGTICGDDTCLIICRTPEDTKVLSERFLDML; encoded by the coding sequence ATGAATAAAGGTCAACGTCACATCAAAATTCGGGAAATTATCGCCAATCATGAAATTGAGACACAAGACGAATTAGTTGAGCGATTAAAAGCAGCAGGGTTTAATGTTACCCAAGCGACCGTTTCACGCGATATTAAGGAGTTACATTTAGTGAAAGTTCCGTTAAATGATGGACGTTATAAATATAGTTTGCCTGCCGACCAACGATTTAATCCTCTACAAAAACTAAAACGTGCGTTAACAGACGCCTTTGTAAAAATTGATTCGGCCGGTCACTTGCTTGTCATGAAAACGTTACCAGGAAATGCTAACGCGATTGGAGCGTTAATTGATAATTTAGACTGGGACGAAATTCTTGGAACGATTTGTGGAGACGACACTTGTTTAATTATTTGTCGGACACCGGAAGATACAAAAGTGCTTTCAGAACGGTTCTTAGACATGCTGTAA
- a CDS encoding TlyA family RNA methyltransferase, which yields MSGKKERLDVLLVERGLFESREKAKRAIMAGLVYTKEERLEKPGEKVSIDIPLEIKGNVIPYVSRGGLKLEKALQVFDVDPKGKIMIDIGSSTGGFTDCALQNGVEMSYAIDVGYNQLAWKLRQDSRVKVMERTNFRYVTPADLDGPMPNFATIDVSFISLTLILPVLKQLLVPQSDVIALIKPQFEAGKEQVGKKGIVRDPKVHEEVLNKILTFAQHEGFSVEGLSFSPITGGDGNIEFLAHLRWNGEMRGTSSENGFDSTRIEEIVRQAHEELKKA from the coding sequence ATGAGTGGAAAGAAAGAGAGATTAGATGTATTACTAGTTGAAAGAGGATTGTTTGAATCAAGAGAAAAAGCAAAGCGAGCCATCATGGCTGGGCTTGTTTATACGAAAGAAGAACGACTCGAAAAACCTGGAGAAAAAGTGAGTATAGATATTCCGCTTGAGATAAAAGGAAATGTCATACCGTATGTTAGTCGAGGAGGGCTTAAACTCGAAAAAGCACTCCAAGTTTTTGATGTTGATCCAAAAGGAAAAATTATGATCGACATTGGATCTTCAACTGGTGGATTTACCGATTGTGCATTGCAAAACGGAGTAGAAATGAGCTATGCCATTGACGTTGGCTATAATCAGTTGGCATGGAAGTTACGCCAAGATTCACGCGTCAAAGTGATGGAAAGAACCAACTTCCGTTACGTCACTCCAGCTGATTTAGACGGTCCAATGCCAAACTTTGCCACCATAGACGTTTCCTTTATTTCATTAACGCTTATATTACCTGTGTTAAAACAACTACTTGTTCCTCAAAGTGATGTCATTGCATTAATTAAGCCACAGTTTGAGGCAGGAAAAGAACAAGTTGGGAAAAAAGGGATTGTGCGCGATCCGAAAGTGCATGAAGAAGTGTTAAATAAAATTTTAACGTTTGCTCAACACGAAGGCTTTTCCGTCGAAGGACTGTCATTTTCACCGATTACAGGTGGAGACGGAAACATCGAATTTCTTGCCCATCTCCGCTGGAACGGGGAAATGAGAGGAACTAGTTCAGAAAACGGATTCGATTCAACGCGTATCGAAGAAATCGTGCGTCAAGCACACGAAGAATTAAAAAAAGCCTAG
- a CDS encoding Asp23/Gls24 family envelope stress response protein: protein MSEHLNIIDVNQESNELGKIEIAPEVIEVIAGIAAAEVDGVSQMRGNFAAGVVERLGKKNHGKGIKVELSDDGIKVDVYCIMKFGVSIPHVAQQIQDNIRQALINMTALEVDEVNVHVVGVHFDQPKENDLQDEVE from the coding sequence ATGAGCGAACATTTAAATATTATTGATGTTAACCAAGAAAGTAATGAACTTGGAAAGATTGAAATTGCTCCTGAAGTCATCGAAGTGATTGCAGGAATTGCGGCAGCAGAAGTAGATGGCGTTTCCCAAATGCGCGGTAATTTCGCAGCAGGCGTTGTCGAACGTCTTGGAAAGAAAAACCACGGGAAAGGCATTAAAGTAGAACTTTCTGATGATGGAATTAAAGTAGATGTTTATTGTATCATGAAGTTTGGAGTATCCATTCCACATGTGGCTCAGCAAATTCAAGACAATATTCGTCAAGCGTTAATAAATATGACGGCACTTGAAGTAGATGAAGTGAATGTCCACGTAGTAGGAGTTCATTTCGATCAGCCGAAAGAAAATGATTTGCAAGATGAAGTAGAGTAA
- the accB gene encoding acetyl-CoA carboxylase biotin carboxyl carrier protein, translated as MKVQEIRELIKLVDQSSIDEFVYENGDAKIKMKKRSGVTMVEQAPTQAVLAPVVPQPVQQPAHVQPQPAPVEHKEPTVAEVKEEQKPSVEDTNLHKITSPMVGTFYQAPAPDADPYVKVGSKVTKDTVVCIVEAMKLFNEIEAEVDGEIVEVLVKDGQLVEYGQPLFLVKPE; from the coding sequence ATGAAAGTACAAGAAATTCGCGAACTCATTAAGCTTGTAGATCAATCTAGCATTGATGAGTTTGTTTATGAAAATGGTGATGCAAAAATAAAAATGAAAAAACGCTCAGGAGTGACAATGGTTGAACAGGCACCAACACAAGCCGTACTAGCACCGGTTGTGCCACAACCAGTCCAACAACCAGCTCATGTTCAACCACAACCTGCTCCTGTTGAACATAAGGAACCAACTGTTGCGGAAGTGAAAGAAGAACAGAAACCATCTGTTGAAGATACAAATTTACATAAGATTACATCTCCAATGGTTGGAACATTCTATCAAGCGCCAGCCCCTGATGCGGATCCTTACGTAAAAGTAGGTTCAAAAGTTACAAAAGATACCGTTGTATGTATTGTCGAAGCGATGAAACTGTTCAACGAAATCGAAGCAGAAGTCGACGGGGAAATCGTCGAAGTGTTAGTAAAAGACGGTCAACTTGTTGAGTATGGACAACCATTATTCTTGGTGAAGCCAGAATAA
- a CDS encoding 1-deoxy-D-xylulose-5-phosphate synthase, with amino-acid sequence MDLLSIQNPSFLKKMTNQQLEQLSEEIRHFLIEKLSKTGGHIGPNLGVVELTIALHKCFDSPQDKIIWDVGHQSYVHKILTGRAKDFDTLRQYKGLCGFPKRSESEHDVWETGHSSTSLSAAMGMAIARDLKKEKSYIVPVIGDGALTGGMALEALNHIGHEKKDIIVILNDNEMSIAPNVGALHNILGRLRTAGKYNWVKDELEYLLKKIPAVGGKLASTAERLKDSLKYLLVSGMFFEELGFTYLGPVDGHSFEDLLENIQYAKKVKGPVLLHVLTKKGKGYHPAENDKRGTWHGTGPYKIETGDIIKPVNAPPAWSKLVSDTVQKLARKDDRIVAITPAMPVGSKLEEFAKEFPDRMYDVGIAEQHAATMAAGLATQGMKPYLAIYSTFLQRAYDQVVHDICRQNLNVFIGIDRAGLVGADGETHQGVFDIAFLRHLPNIVLMMPKDENEGQHMVYTALNYDDGPIAMRFPRGNGYGVPLDDQLKEIPIGSWNVLKEGNEAVILTFGTTIPMALEASHLLEKQGISVKVVNARFIKPMDEALLTEILEQQLPILTIEEAVLQGGFGSAVLEFAQEKGYHNAVIQRMGIPDRFIEHGSVKELLREVGLTVDHIVDKILTMTPKKQKRA; translated from the coding sequence GTGGATTTATTGTCAATTCAAAACCCTTCTTTTTTAAAAAAAATGACCAACCAGCAATTAGAACAATTAAGCGAAGAAATCCGCCATTTTTTAATTGAAAAATTATCGAAAACGGGCGGTCATATCGGACCGAATTTAGGAGTTGTAGAGCTAACGATTGCGTTGCATAAATGTTTTGACAGTCCTCAAGACAAAATTATTTGGGACGTCGGACATCAATCGTATGTCCACAAAATATTAACCGGTCGTGCAAAAGATTTCGATACGTTACGCCAATATAAAGGACTTTGTGGCTTTCCGAAACGGTCGGAAAGCGAACATGACGTATGGGAAACGGGACACAGTTCCACCTCGCTTTCCGCGGCGATGGGGATGGCGATTGCCCGGGACTTAAAGAAAGAAAAGTCGTATATCGTTCCGGTAATTGGTGACGGTGCTCTTACTGGAGGTATGGCGTTAGAAGCGTTAAACCATATTGGTCATGAAAAAAAAGATATTATTGTCATTTTAAATGATAACGAAATGTCTATAGCTCCTAACGTTGGAGCATTGCACAATATTTTAGGACGCCTCCGGACAGCTGGAAAATATAATTGGGTAAAAGATGAACTCGAATATTTACTTAAAAAAATACCAGCTGTCGGTGGTAAATTAGCATCCACTGCGGAAAGGTTAAAAGATAGCTTAAAATACTTACTCGTATCGGGGATGTTTTTCGAAGAACTTGGATTTACGTATTTAGGACCTGTTGATGGCCATTCGTTTGAAGATTTACTTGAAAATATTCAATATGCCAAAAAAGTAAAAGGCCCGGTTCTTCTTCATGTGTTAACAAAAAAAGGAAAAGGTTATCACCCAGCCGAAAATGACAAACGTGGAACATGGCACGGTACCGGTCCATATAAAATTGAAACGGGTGATATTATCAAACCGGTAAACGCACCACCGGCTTGGAGTAAATTAGTAAGCGACACGGTCCAAAAGCTCGCTCGAAAAGATGATCGTATCGTTGCCATTACCCCAGCGATGCCTGTTGGCTCAAAATTAGAAGAGTTTGCAAAGGAGTTTCCTGACCGCATGTACGACGTCGGTATTGCGGAACAGCATGCGGCTACGATGGCAGCTGGGCTTGCCACTCAAGGTATGAAACCGTATTTAGCCATTTATTCGACGTTTTTACAACGGGCGTACGATCAAGTTGTTCATGATATTTGCAGGCAAAATTTAAATGTTTTTATTGGCATTGATCGCGCGGGCCTTGTTGGAGCTGATGGAGAAACGCATCAAGGGGTATTTGATATCGCCTTTTTACGCCATTTGCCAAACATAGTATTAATGATGCCCAAAGATGAAAATGAAGGACAACATATGGTGTATACAGCGCTTAACTATGATGATGGACCTATTGCAATGCGTTTTCCGCGCGGAAATGGCTATGGGGTACCGCTAGATGATCAGTTGAAAGAAATTCCGATTGGTTCATGGAATGTGCTAAAAGAAGGAAATGAAGCGGTTATTTTAACATTCGGAACGACAATTCCAATGGCATTAGAAGCGAGTCATTTATTAGAAAAGCAAGGCATTTCCGTTAAGGTCGTCAACGCTCGTTTCATTAAACCAATGGATGAAGCTTTACTAACTGAAATTTTGGAACAGCAGCTCCCAATTTTAACGATTGAAGAAGCTGTTCTCCAAGGTGGATTTGGTAGTGCCGTTCTTGAATTTGCTCAAGAAAAAGGGTATCATAATGCCGTAATTCAGCGGATGGGAATTCCAGATCGCTTTATTGAACATGGAAGTGTTAAGGAACTTCTCCGTGAAGTTGGATTAACGGTTGATCATATTGTGGATAAAATTTTAACAATGACTCCAAAAAAGCAAAAAAGGGCTTAG
- a CDS encoding exodeoxyribonuclease VII large subunit, translating to MNNPIYLTVSAITKYIKRKFDADPHLTNVYIKGEISNFKRHSSGHMYFTLKDDKARILAVMFSAFNRKLKFEPENGMNVLITGDITVYEQGGQYQIYVKEMQPDGVGELFVAFEQLKEKLQKEGLFAPERKKKIPSYPESIGVITSPTGAAIRDILTTIKRRYPIAKVTIFPALVQGERAAPSIVEAIRRANEFPIDVLIVGRGGGSIEELWAFNEEIVARAIAESTIPIISAVGHETDFTIADYVADLRAPTPTGAAELAVPNLDELMDKINVQTNRLLKAMRERVIQGTHRLEKVKSSFVFQQPYKMFLPFMERLDYTQERLIRETKQLIKDHRLQWEKMTDRLRYQHPQMKIMHAKREISQHQKWLIKNMVSILTHQKQLFQKQVATLDALSPLKIMNRGYSVVYNKEQAIVKRIKDVAKGDQVTIRVTDGQIECTVQSTKGRDFDEQQKNV from the coding sequence ATGAATAATCCAATCTATTTAACGGTAAGTGCAATTACTAAATACATCAAACGAAAATTTGATGCCGATCCACATTTAACAAACGTGTATATTAAAGGTGAAATATCTAATTTTAAACGTCATTCGAGCGGACACATGTATTTCACTTTAAAGGACGATAAAGCACGAATTTTAGCCGTGATGTTTTCTGCGTTTAATAGAAAATTAAAATTCGAACCGGAAAATGGCATGAACGTGTTAATTACAGGAGATATTACGGTGTACGAACAAGGTGGACAATATCAAATTTATGTAAAAGAGATGCAACCTGATGGTGTAGGAGAATTGTTTGTTGCCTTTGAACAATTAAAGGAAAAACTCCAAAAAGAAGGATTGTTTGCCCCAGAGCGTAAAAAGAAAATACCATCCTATCCTGAATCTATCGGAGTGATTACCTCCCCTACCGGAGCGGCCATTCGGGATATATTGACAACGATCAAAAGAAGATACCCTATTGCAAAAGTGACCATTTTTCCTGCTCTCGTACAAGGAGAACGGGCAGCACCTTCTATCGTCGAAGCTATTCGGCGAGCGAATGAATTTCCAATAGATGTTCTCATCGTTGGCAGGGGAGGTGGTTCCATCGAAGAACTTTGGGCTTTTAACGAAGAAATAGTCGCTCGAGCGATTGCTGAATCAACCATCCCAATTATTTCAGCTGTAGGGCATGAGACGGATTTCACCATTGCAGATTACGTCGCAGATTTACGGGCACCTACACCAACTGGGGCAGCAGAATTAGCGGTTCCGAATCTTGATGAGCTGATGGATAAAATTAATGTGCAGACAAATCGTCTCTTAAAAGCAATGCGGGAACGAGTGATTCAAGGAACTCATCGCCTTGAGAAGGTGAAATCTTCTTTTGTGTTTCAACAACCATATAAAATGTTTCTACCCTTTATGGAACGGTTGGATTATACACAAGAACGTTTAATTCGGGAAACGAAACAATTAATAAAAGATCATCGTCTCCAATGGGAGAAAATGACCGATCGGCTAAGATACCAGCATCCGCAAATGAAAATCATGCATGCGAAAAGAGAAATAAGTCAACATCAAAAATGGTTAATCAAAAACATGGTATCTATTCTCACACATCAAAAACAATTATTTCAAAAGCAGGTAGCTACACTTGATGCTCTAAGCCCACTGAAAATTATGAATAGAGGCTACAGCGTGGTGTATAACAAAGAACAAGCGATTGTGAAGCGAATAAAAGATGTTGCCAAAGGAGATCAAGTCACCATTCGGGTAACTGATGGACAAATTGAATGTACGGTACAATCAACGAAAGGAAGGGATTTCGATGAGCAACAAAAAAACGTTTGA
- the nusB gene encoding transcription antitermination factor NusB: protein MKRRVAREKALQALFQVDVGQVNAEEALQNVIQKEKADEYLKQLLFGTVNHLQEIDEVIKQHLEKWSFDRLAKVDRNILRLAVYEMKYIEDVPVNVSINEAVELAKIFGDERSNKFVNGVLSKVKETIHSN, encoded by the coding sequence ATGAAAAGAAGAGTAGCTAGGGAAAAAGCTCTGCAAGCGTTGTTTCAAGTAGATGTGGGACAAGTAAATGCAGAAGAAGCGTTACAAAACGTCATCCAAAAGGAAAAAGCAGACGAATATTTAAAACAGCTTTTATTTGGAACGGTCAATCATTTACAAGAAATTGATGAAGTCATTAAGCAACATTTAGAAAAATGGTCGTTTGATCGTTTAGCGAAAGTTGATCGGAATATATTACGATTAGCGGTTTATGAAATGAAGTATATCGAAGACGTTCCGGTTAATGTAAGTATTAACGAAGCGGTCGAGCTTGCGAAAATATTTGGTGACGAGCGCTCAAATAAATTTGTAAATGGTGTTTTATCTAAAGTAAAAGAAACGATTCATTCCAATTAA
- the accC gene encoding acetyl-CoA carboxylase biotin carboxylase subunit, translated as MIKKLLIANRGEIAVRVIRACRELDIETVAVYSEADKEALHVQLADEAYCIGPTASKDSYLNFTNIISVAKLTGCDAIHPGYGFLAENADFAELCKECNITFVGPSADAISKMGTKDVARETMRAAGVPIVPGSQGIVKDADEGLRIAKEIGFPVIIKATAGGGGKGIRVARNEQELIKGINITQQEAATAFGNPGVYLEKYIEDFRHVEIQVLADNYGNVIHLGERDCSIQRRLQKLLEETPSPALDGEMRAQMGEAAVKAAKAVNYSGAGTVEFIYDHHNRKFYFMEMNTRIQVEHPVTEMVTGVDLIKEQIRIASGEKLSLKQEEVTFTGWSIECRINAENPEKTFMPSPGKINMYLPPGGLGVRVDSAAYPGYTIPPYYDSMIAKVISYGATREEAIARMKRALSEFVIDGVHTTIPFHLKLLEHEKFVEGDFNTKFLEKYDIMKS; from the coding sequence ATGATAAAAAAATTACTAATCGCCAATCGAGGAGAAATTGCGGTCCGAGTGATTCGTGCGTGCCGAGAATTAGATATTGAAACGGTAGCCGTTTACTCGGAAGCTGATAAAGAAGCGCTTCATGTTCAATTAGCGGATGAAGCGTACTGTATCGGGCCAACCGCTTCGAAAGATAGTTACTTAAACTTTACAAACATTATTAGTGTAGCAAAATTAACAGGCTGTGATGCCATTCACCCAGGCTACGGATTTTTAGCTGAAAATGCTGATTTTGCTGAACTATGTAAAGAGTGTAATATTACTTTTGTTGGACCAAGTGCCGATGCAATTTCAAAAATGGGGACAAAAGATGTAGCACGTGAAACGATGCGAGCTGCAGGTGTTCCGATTGTTCCAGGATCGCAAGGAATCGTAAAAGATGCCGATGAAGGATTACGTATTGCGAAAGAAATTGGCTTTCCAGTGATTATTAAAGCAACAGCTGGTGGAGGCGGAAAAGGTATTCGTGTAGCACGTAATGAACAAGAATTAATTAAAGGCATCAATATTACACAACAAGAAGCAGCTACAGCCTTTGGTAATCCAGGCGTATATTTAGAAAAATACATTGAAGATTTCCGACACGTCGAAATTCAAGTGCTAGCCGATAATTATGGAAATGTCATTCATCTAGGTGAACGAGACTGTTCGATTCAACGTCGTCTCCAAAAGCTTTTAGAAGAAACACCTTCCCCAGCATTGGATGGAGAAATGCGGGCCCAAATGGGAGAAGCGGCCGTTAAAGCAGCAAAAGCCGTGAATTATTCTGGAGCTGGAACCGTAGAATTTATATATGACCATCATAATCGAAAATTTTATTTCATGGAAATGAATACGCGCATTCAAGTGGAACATCCAGTGACGGAAATGGTAACGGGCGTCGATTTAATTAAAGAACAAATTCGTATTGCTTCAGGTGAAAAATTATCTCTGAAACAAGAAGAAGTAACATTTACTGGATGGTCAATTGAATGTCGGATCAATGCCGAAAATCCCGAGAAAACCTTTATGCCATCTCCGGGGAAAATTAATATGTACTTACCGCCAGGTGGACTCGGTGTACGTGTTGACTCCGCGGCATATCCAGGATATACTATTCCTCCGTATTATGATTCCATGATTGCCAAAGTTATCTCATACGGAGCAACTAGGGAAGAAGCTATTGCTCGTATGAAACGGGCGTTGAGTGAATTTGTTATTGACGGCGTCCATACAACCATTCCTTTCCATTTAAAATTGTTAGAACATGAAAAATTTGTTGAAGGGGACTTTAATACAAAGTTCTTGGAAAAGTATGATATTATGAAATCATAA
- the folD gene encoding bifunctional methylenetetrahydrofolate dehydrogenase/methenyltetrahydrofolate cyclohydrolase FolD: MTAKLIDGKQIASKMREQICDEVAQLKTKGITPGLAVILVGNDQASKTYVTMKRKTCVELGMHSVLIEYPDTITENELLTKIRELNQDESIHGILVQLPLPNHIREEKVIETISPDKDVDGFHPINVGNMVIGQDAFLPCTPYGVIQLLKHENISIEGKHVVVIGRSNIVGKPAVQLFIQEHATVTCCHSRTKNLSEITRQADILVSAVGKAKLITAEDVKKGAVVIDVGMNRDENGKLCGDVDFEQVAQKASYITPVPGGVGPMTITMLMYNTLKSAKRLLHV; this comes from the coding sequence ATGACGGCAAAGTTAATTGATGGAAAACAAATTGCGAGTAAAATGAGGGAACAAATTTGTGACGAAGTCGCTCAGTTAAAGACAAAAGGAATAACACCTGGATTAGCAGTTATATTAGTTGGTAATGATCAAGCTTCGAAAACGTATGTAACAATGAAACGAAAAACGTGTGTCGAGTTGGGGATGCACTCTGTCTTAATTGAATATCCAGATACAATTACGGAGAATGAATTATTAACGAAAATTCGAGAATTAAATCAAGATGAATCGATTCACGGGATACTCGTTCAATTACCACTGCCAAATCACATTCGTGAGGAAAAGGTTATTGAAACGATTTCACCAGATAAGGATGTTGATGGCTTTCATCCTATAAATGTAGGCAATATGGTCATTGGACAAGATGCCTTTTTACCATGCACCCCGTATGGTGTGATTCAACTGTTAAAGCACGAAAACATCTCTATTGAAGGAAAACATGTGGTTGTTATTGGACGAAGCAATATTGTCGGAAAGCCAGCTGTTCAATTGTTTATTCAAGAACACGCAACCGTTACATGTTGCCATTCACGAACAAAAAACTTATCTGAGATCACAAGACAAGCTGACATTTTAGTAAGTGCAGTTGGAAAAGCGAAATTGATTACTGCAGAAGATGTTAAAAAAGGTGCCGTTGTGATCGATGTAGGAATGAATCGTGATGAAAACGGAAAGCTTTGTGGGGATGTTGATTTTGAACAAGTTGCTCAAAAAGCTTCCTACATAACACCGGTACCAGGTGGTGTTGGGCCGATGACGATTACAATGCTCATGTATAATACGTTAAAATCGGCGAAGAGACTTCTTCACGTATAA
- a CDS encoding exodeoxyribonuclease VII small subunit, translating to MSNKKTFEEAMEELEQIVNQLEKGDVPLEEALSIFQKGIELSQLCNKKLKHVEEQLAKVLTEDGTLKDFTVDEEDQQ from the coding sequence ATGAGCAACAAAAAAACGTTTGAAGAGGCGATGGAGGAACTTGAACAGATCGTCAATCAGCTAGAAAAAGGGGATGTTCCGTTAGAAGAGGCGCTTTCGATTTTTCAAAAGGGAATCGAGTTATCCCAATTATGTAACAAAAAATTAAAACATGTGGAAGAGCAGTTAGCGAAAGTCCTTACCGAAGACGGTACGTTAAAGGACTTTACAGTGGACGAGGAGGACCAACAGTGA
- a CDS encoding polyprenyl synthetase family protein, with the protein MSTYKPLIEQELEQSINQLQAPSILKEAMLYSLQAGGKRIRPILLLATIEACGKDPSIGLKVASAVEMLHTYSLIHDDLPSMDDDDLRRGKPTNHKVFGEAFAILAGDALLTYTFQHLADINELEPITRVQLISHLAKAAGPEGMVGGQVADLQGEQKQLTLQELEYIHLHKTGKLLAFSVIAGALIAGADENLLPKFEQFAFDIGIAFQIRDDILDIEGEAEKLGKPINSDVQKQKSTYPSLLTLDGANKKLIDHLHSAKHLLAELPIDQAILLEITELIGNRDH; encoded by the coding sequence ATGAGCACATATAAACCATTGATTGAACAAGAGTTAGAACAATCCATCAACCAGTTACAAGCTCCATCGATATTAAAAGAGGCAATGTTATACTCGTTACAAGCAGGGGGGAAGCGGATTCGCCCCATTCTTTTACTTGCAACTATAGAAGCTTGTGGAAAAGACCCGTCAATCGGCCTTAAAGTAGCTAGTGCTGTCGAGATGTTACATACGTATTCATTAATTCATGATGATTTGCCAAGTATGGATGACGATGATTTACGGCGCGGAAAACCGACAAATCATAAAGTATTTGGTGAAGCGTTTGCCATTTTAGCGGGTGATGCGTTATTAACGTATACGTTTCAGCATCTAGCTGATATTAATGAGCTAGAGCCAATAACTCGTGTCCAACTCATTTCCCATTTAGCAAAAGCGGCTGGTCCTGAAGGAATGGTCGGTGGTCAAGTTGCCGATTTACAAGGAGAACAAAAGCAACTGACTTTGCAAGAATTGGAGTATATTCACCTTCATAAAACAGGAAAACTCCTTGCTTTTTCAGTCATCGCAGGGGCGCTAATTGCTGGAGCAGACGAGAACTTATTACCGAAATTCGAACAATTTGCGTTCGATATTGGAATCGCTTTTCAAATTCGTGATGATATATTAGATATTGAAGGCGAAGCTGAAAAACTAGGGAAACCAATTAATAGTGATGTCCAAAAACAAAAAAGTACATATCCATCCCTTTTAACGCTAGACGGAGCCAACAAAAAGTTAATTGATCATCTACATTCTGCGAAACATTTGTTGGCAGAACTTCCGATTGATCAAGCGATTCTACTTGAAATTACCGAGTTGATTGGCAACCGTGACCATTGA
- a CDS encoding SpoIIIAH-like family protein: MLLKKQTVWLLTMLSLVVVLSVYYITTPNPQSNMTTVSDDPSSDVTDVSDQDAEVITNAAGDEVFEALRLDLQDKRNELREELTMIVASDDVSAEEKNKAYEQMQQLNEMAQKELILETLIKSMNYEDALVRVEGNKVHITVKAKESSKEAANEILRLVQSELGNLQVASVQFQSAE; encoded by the coding sequence ATGTTATTAAAGAAGCAAACGGTATGGTTATTAACAATGTTAAGTCTTGTAGTCGTCTTGTCTGTTTATTACATTACGACACCTAATCCACAATCCAATATGACGACAGTTTCAGATGATCCATCTTCTGACGTAACAGATGTTTCCGATCAAGATGCTGAGGTCATTACAAATGCGGCCGGGGATGAAGTGTTTGAAGCCCTTCGCTTAGACTTACAAGACAAACGCAACGAATTACGTGAAGAATTGACCATGATTGTCGCCTCAGATGACGTATCTGCTGAAGAAAAAAATAAAGCATATGAGCAAATGCAACAACTAAATGAAATGGCTCAAAAGGAATTAATTTTAGAAACATTAATTAAATCAATGAATTATGAGGATGCACTCGTTCGAGTGGAAGGTAATAAAGTGCATATTACGGTCAAAGCGAAAGAGAGCTCTAAGGAAGCAGCAAACGAAATTTTACGACTTGTTCAATCAGAGCTTGGAAACTTACAAGTGGCATCTGTTCAATTCCAATCAGCCGAATAA